In Acinetobacter sp. WCHAc010034, a genomic segment contains:
- a CDS encoding phosphatase PAP2 family protein, with protein sequence MKFKNAKIRMLDLDLKGCIYLNTFSRSKRVAHFFKLVSRLGDGVFWYAMLAAVWLLQGLLYGLQMLYLIISSLAGTGIYKVLKKKTVRPRPYQVHQVIRLGERPLDHFSFPSGHTLHAVMVTAILGYVQPLLLILMLPFTVLVALSRMVLGLHYPSDVAVGAMIGGAVAGGIVCGAPLLNIVL encoded by the coding sequence ATGAAATTCAAGAATGCAAAAATAAGAATGCTCGATCTCGATTTAAAAGGCTGCATCTACCTCAATACTTTTTCCCGCTCAAAGCGGGTGGCGCATTTTTTCAAGCTGGTCAGCCGCCTGGGCGACGGCGTGTTCTGGTATGCCATGCTGGCGGCGGTCTGGCTGCTGCAGGGGCTGCTGTACGGGCTGCAGATGCTGTACCTGATCATCAGCAGCCTGGCGGGCACCGGCATCTATAAAGTGCTGAAAAAGAAAACCGTGCGCCCGCGCCCCTATCAGGTGCATCAGGTGATCCGCCTGGGCGAGCGCCCGCTGGACCACTTCAGCTTTCCTTCAGGGCATACCCTGCATGCGGTGATGGTGACGGCGATTTTAGGCTATGTGCAGCCGCTGCTGCTGATCCTGATGCTGCCGTTTACCGTGCTGGTGGCGCTGTCGCGCATGGTGCTGGGGCTGCATTATCCCAGCGATGTGGCGGTCGGGGCAATGATTGGCGGGGCGGTGGCCGGCGGAATTGTATGCGGCGCGCCGCTGCTGAATATTGTGCTGTAA
- a CDS encoding glycosyltransferase family 4 protein — protein MEQVSAFGHLKQQDFPESFKFYFKNKSAQNVQNDIRVLNDLVRPRLKIALVTETWPPEINGVALSLLQLCRGLQRQGHKILLIRPEQKQGCSQFSPNKECLVLAQAIPRYPSLKFGWPQFLKVSGAIEDFEPDVVHIVTEGPLGLAALQAAKNRKIPVSSGFHSAFQDFSRFFDLAFLLKPIQRYLCWFHNNTQLTCVPSKDTARSLQALGVDCPMAVVGRGVDVECFHPKHASAQLRRQWGADEQTAVLLYVGRLSPEKEVHAIIKAFSALQKISRQKTLLVIVGDGPDREKLQRLSGSGVIFTGSLSGARLSEAYASADVFVFASQVETFGNVVLEAMASGLPVLAYDNACAQQHVRHQQSGWLCALGSSAEFLRLMCQLPQRSVLKRMGLGAREDIQDIGWQYPVQQFEQALYSAAEAIA, from the coding sequence ATGGAACAGGTATCTGCATTCGGTCATTTAAAACAACAAGATTTTCCGGAAAGCTTTAAATTTTATTTTAAGAATAAAAGCGCGCAGAATGTGCAGAATGATATCCGGGTGCTGAATGACCTGGTGCGCCCGAGGCTGAAGATTGCGCTGGTGACAGAAACCTGGCCGCCGGAAATCAACGGCGTGGCTTTGTCGCTTTTGCAGCTTTGCAGGGGCCTGCAGCGGCAGGGGCATAAAATCCTGCTGATCCGTCCTGAACAGAAGCAGGGCTGCAGCCAGTTTTCGCCGAATAAGGAATGCCTGGTGCTGGCGCAGGCTATTCCGCGCTACCCGAGCCTGAAATTCGGCTGGCCGCAGTTTCTGAAAGTTTCCGGCGCAATTGAAGATTTTGAGCCTGACGTGGTGCATATTGTCACCGAAGGCCCGCTGGGGCTGGCTGCCCTGCAGGCGGCGAAAAACCGCAAGATCCCGGTTTCCAGCGGCTTTCATTCGGCCTTTCAGGATTTCAGCCGCTTTTTCGACTTGGCCTTTCTGCTGAAGCCGATTCAGCGCTATCTGTGCTGGTTTCACAACAATACCCAGCTGACCTGCGTGCCAAGCAAAGATACGGCACGTTCCTTGCAGGCCTTAGGGGTGGACTGCCCGATGGCTGTAGTGGGCCGCGGGGTCGATGTGGAATGCTTTCATCCTAAGCATGCATCGGCGCAGCTGCGCCGGCAGTGGGGGGCGGATGAGCAGACCGCCGTGCTGCTGTATGTCGGGAGGCTTTCGCCGGAAAAAGAAGTGCATGCTATTATTAAGGCATTTTCAGCCTTGCAGAAAATCAGCAGGCAGAAGACTTTGCTGGTGATTGTCGGAGATGGGCCGGACAGGGAAAAGCTGCAGCGCTTAAGCGGGAGCGGCGTGATATTTACCGGCAGCTTAAGCGGGGCGCGGCTGTCAGAGGCTTATGCCAGCGCGGATGTATTTGTTTTTGCTAGCCAGGTGGAAACTTTCGGCAATGTGGTGCTGGAAGCCATGGCCAGCGGCTTGCCGGTGCTGGCCTATGACAATGCCTGCGCGCAGCAGCATGTGAGGCATCAGCAGTCAGGCTGGCTGTGCGCCTTAGGCAGCAGCGCCGAATTCCTGCGCCTGATGTGCCAGCTGCCGCAGCGCAGCGTGCTGAAGCGCATGGGGCTGGGTGCGCGGGAAGATATTCAGGATATTGGCTGGCAGTATCCAGTTCAGCAATTCGAACAGGCGCTTTATTCGGCAGCGGAGGCCATCGCATGA
- a CDS encoding fimbria/pilus outer membrane usher protein, whose protein sequence is MTLLHAAEDNLILSNVWLNQVDRDTEVLVFEQDQQLYAECSVLKQLKVKVELMSRSGRKPEFCLLTATGIKSELDSSLQAVKIELPGNYFEAQSLSESPLLMPDKASLGGFVNYDLYFEDAQGSREYSALSEIGLFRDYWLLDHAMLAKHVEGGEGKRSEMLRLNSTFSIDFPQNYTRLMLGDSTTVMNPFMNSLRFGGLSFGTSYTERPDFIYWNAPTLRGSAALPSKVDLLLNGVSIYQQQVTPGDYVLQTGASIQQGGDAQVVVEDVLGNRTVQTFPLMINNRLLLPELNEYNISLGKLRYNYNIENDDYREFFSNLYFRRGVSHATTLGFNAAYSEEVQNLGLMWTQSAGKIAVLDMYAAGSRSAQEDGYSAGTALTRSWRKVSAGASIAYASHGYRILGYQDSLSVPKYDILAYLNVYDVPRVGSVNANYVQREYYDDAEGYSVDSKMLNLGISRSFSSSLTLGLTYFNDFAPEGDQGLYFSLNYNFDSSRSLYASHSTEDFSRLQFVQNNVAETGLDYTLGAYQREGDVTYQAYGAYGTRFGDLSAQYLQSPDYDSSMLSYRGALVVLGKKAALTRYVDNAFALVQVGDYADVDIYRSLSPMGATRKDGSFFVHNIVPYVTYDISFNQDQLMIDDKIDYSSKRIIVLDKRGYALNFPVYQTRLIVARLLDEQGQILARASEVYLNQSKSEFFPVDGEGKVYLYGLKPDVYAVTVKTAGGKSCSAVLAVPAEASEQSAAKPLDLLCK, encoded by the coding sequence ATGACGCTGCTTCATGCTGCTGAAGATAATTTGATTTTAAGCAATGTCTGGCTAAACCAAGTTGACCGGGACACAGAGGTTCTGGTCTTTGAGCAGGATCAGCAGCTGTATGCGGAATGCAGTGTTTTAAAGCAGTTGAAAGTCAAAGTTGAATTAATGAGCCGAAGCGGGCGCAAGCCGGAATTTTGCCTGCTGACGGCGACGGGCATCAAGTCTGAACTGGACAGCAGCCTGCAGGCGGTGAAAATTGAATTGCCGGGGAATTATTTTGAGGCGCAAAGCCTGTCGGAAAGCCCGCTGCTGATGCCGGATAAGGCCTCGCTGGGCGGTTTTGTCAATTATGACCTTTATTTTGAAGATGCGCAGGGCAGCCGGGAATACAGCGCGCTGTCTGAGATTGGCCTGTTCCGGGATTACTGGCTGCTGGATCACGCCATGCTGGCCAAGCATGTGGAAGGCGGCGAAGGCAAGCGCAGTGAAATGCTGCGCCTGAACAGCACCTTCAGCATCGATTTTCCGCAAAACTACACGCGCCTGATGCTGGGCGACAGCACCACGGTCATGAACCCGTTTATGAATTCCCTGCGCTTCGGCGGCCTGAGCTTTGGCACCAGCTATACCGAGCGCCCGGATTTCATTTACTGGAATGCGCCGACTTTGAGGGGCAGCGCGGCCCTGCCTTCCAAAGTTGACCTGCTGCTGAACGGCGTCAGCATTTACCAGCAGCAAGTGACCCCGGGCGATTATGTGCTGCAGACCGGCGCCAGCATTCAGCAGGGGGGAGATGCGCAGGTGGTGGTGGAAGATGTTTTGGGCAACCGGACGGTGCAGACCTTTCCGCTGATGATCAACAACCGGCTGCTGCTGCCGGAGCTGAATGAATACAATATCAGCCTGGGCAAGCTGCGCTATAACTACAATATTGAAAATGATGATTACCGCGAATTCTTCAGCAATCTGTACTTCCGGCGCGGCGTCAGCCATGCGACAACGCTGGGCTTCAATGCGGCCTACAGCGAAGAGGTGCAGAATCTGGGCCTGATGTGGACGCAGTCCGCAGGCAAAATCGCGGTGCTGGATATGTACGCCGCCGGCAGCCGTTCAGCGCAGGAAGACGGCTATTCCGCCGGGACAGCGCTGACCCGCTCCTGGCGCAAGGTGTCTGCAGGCGCATCCATCGCGTATGCATCGCATGGCTACCGGATTCTCGGCTATCAGGACAGCCTGAGCGTGCCGAAATACGACATTCTGGCGTATCTGAATGTTTATGACGTGCCTAGGGTGGGCAGCGTGAACGCCAACTATGTGCAGCGCGAATATTATGATGATGCGGAAGGCTATTCGGTAGACAGCAAGATGCTGAATCTGGGCATTTCCAGAAGCTTCAGCAGCAGCCTGACTTTAGGCCTGACTTATTTCAATGATTTTGCCCCTGAGGGCGATCAGGGCCTGTACTTTTCGCTGAACTACAATTTCGACAGCAGCCGCAGCCTGTATGCCAGCCATTCTACGGAAGATTTCAGCCGCCTGCAGTTTGTGCAGAACAATGTCGCGGAAACCGGCCTGGACTATACCCTGGGCGCCTATCAGCGCGAGGGCGATGTGACTTATCAGGCCTATGGCGCCTACGGCACCCGATTCGGCGACCTGAGCGCGCAGTACCTGCAGTCGCCGGATTATGACTCCAGCATGCTGTCGTACCGCGGCGCCCTGGTGGTGCTGGGCAAAAAAGCCGCGCTGACCCGCTATGTGGACAATGCCTTTGCCCTGGTTCAGGTTGGCGACTATGCCGATGTGGATATTTACCGCTCGCTGTCGCCGATGGGCGCAACCCGCAAGGACGGCAGCTTCTTTGTGCACAATATTGTGCCCTATGTCACCTATGACATTTCCTTCAATCAAGACCAGCTGATGATTGATGACAAGATTGATTATTCCAGCAAGCGCATCATTGTGCTGGATAAGCGTGGCTATGCGCTGAATTTCCCGGTCTACCAGACCCGCCTGATTGTGGCGCGCCTGCTGGATGAGCAGGGGCAGATTCTGGCCCGCGCCAGCGAAGTGTACCTGAATCAGAGCAAAAGCGAGTTCTTCCCGGTCGATGGCGAAGGCAAGGTCTATTTATACGGCTTGAAGCCGGATGTTTATGCCGTCACGGTGAAAACTGCGGGCGGAAAAAGCTGCAGTGCGGTGCTGGCGGTGCCTGCGGAAGCTTCAGAGCAGTCCGCTGCAAAACCGCTGGACTTATTATGCAAATAA
- a CDS encoding molecular chaperone, with product MRKLLLNAVFASLAAVSALTQAGLKITPIQLYIGDKSNQRSATVTLDYTEVSAAKIFEATAVRWTQNEKGEDVYTPDPDVLINPKNFVLQPDSRQLVRVGFQQPVGEMNLKEEGAWRVLFNEIPPVEQENSVSFLFTISLPLFIGAQNQADLRPSVKYRANSLILTLANNANSHIQIKEISLVDSRGNAVASFPEMKYLLANQRGEFDLGQVKLASAEAYKVIIKTDKGEAPLEIAL from the coding sequence ATGCGTAAATTATTACTGAATGCGGTATTTGCCTCACTGGCCGCAGTGTCAGCCCTGACGCAGGCCGGACTGAAAATTACTCCCATCCAGCTGTATATTGGCGACAAAAGCAATCAGCGCAGCGCCACAGTTACGCTTGACTATACCGAAGTGAGCGCGGCTAAAATTTTTGAAGCCACAGCAGTCAGATGGACGCAGAATGAAAAAGGGGAAGATGTTTACACGCCGGACCCGGATGTGCTGATTAATCCTAAAAACTTTGTGCTGCAGCCGGATTCCAGGCAGCTGGTCCGTGTGGGGTTCCAGCAGCCGGTAGGCGAGATGAACCTTAAAGAGGAAGGGGCCTGGCGGGTTTTATTCAATGAAATTCCGCCGGTGGAGCAGGAAAACTCAGTCAGCTTCCTGTTTACAATTTCACTGCCGCTGTTTATCGGCGCGCAGAATCAGGCGGATCTGCGCCCCAGCGTCAAGTACCGCGCCAACAGTCTGATTCTGACCTTAGCCAACAACGCCAATTCACATATTCAGATTAAAGAAATTTCCCTTGTGGACAGCAGAGGCAATGCGGTTGCTTCTTTTCCTGAAATGAAATATTTGCTGGCAAACCAGCGGGGCGAGTTTGATTTAGGCCAGGTCAAGCTGGCCAGCGCGGAAGCGTACAAAGTGATAATAAAAACGGACAAAGGCGAAGCGCCTTTGGAGATTGCCTTATGA
- a CDS encoding XAC2610-related protein → MNIKNLLCIAALTLSGFSFAETAPAEAAPSMENNGLKHFHNVRVSMQRMLRSADGQYFLDLYAGIWNPHGTLKDLKNQKSIAFKGIQKGDQLNLKSVSVDSMDETATQYALEGKLNANTGQMPSLLTSADKAVNAEIAFEPAFKAADKPVIVFKFYGLDGEQQPYGKALKRVDIINKNNNAVMQSLTGFTAFAGSIGFLDINFDGYYDVVLADTSENRKVEDKRFIYWMYNPKTQQFQRSPQLEKITGFPALQGENQQIDFGGGQLYQVQNGLLNRMPQGE, encoded by the coding sequence GTATCGCTGCATTAACGCTCTCCGGTTTCAGCTTTGCGGAAACCGCGCCGGCTGAAGCAGCCCCATCCATGGAAAATAATGGCCTGAAGCACTTCCATAATGTCCGCGTTTCCATGCAGCGCATGCTGCGTTCCGCAGACGGCCAGTATTTTCTGGATTTATACGCCGGCATATGGAATCCGCACGGCACCTTAAAAGACCTCAAAAATCAAAAAAGCATAGCCTTTAAAGGCATTCAGAAGGGCGATCAGCTGAACCTGAAATCGGTCAGCGTGGACAGCATGGATGAAACCGCCACGCAGTATGCCTTGGAAGGAAAATTGAACGCCAATACTGGGCAGATGCCGTCGCTGCTGACGTCTGCGGATAAAGCGGTAAATGCTGAGATTGCATTTGAGCCTGCATTCAAGGCGGCGGATAAGCCGGTTATTGTATTTAAATTTTACGGCCTGGACGGCGAGCAGCAGCCCTACGGCAAAGCGCTGAAGCGCGTGGATATCATCAATAAAAACAATAATGCCGTGATGCAGAGCCTGACTGGATTTACCGCATTTGCCGGCAGCATCGGCTTTCTGGACATCAATTTTGACGGCTATTACGATGTGGTGCTTGCGGATACATCGGAGAACCGCAAAGTGGAAGACAAGCGCTTTATTTACTGGATGTACAATCCGAAAACGCAGCAGTTCCAGCGTTCCCCGCAGCTGGAAAAAATAACTGGCTTTCCGGCCCTGCAGGGCGAAAATCAGCAAATTGATTTCGGCGGCGGCCAGCTGTATCAGGTGCAGAATGGACTGCTGAACCGCATGCCGCAGGGGGAATGA